One segment of Triticum aestivum cultivar Chinese Spring chromosome 2A, IWGSC CS RefSeq v2.1, whole genome shotgun sequence DNA contains the following:
- the LOC123191398 gene encoding senescence-specific cysteine protease SAG39-like, translating to MAIHKALLLAILGCICLCGTVIAARELNDDLLMVAKHENWMAQYGRVYKDTTEKARRFEVFKGNVEFIETFNAQNHKFWLGVNQFADITNDEFKTTNTNKGFKANSMRVLSSGFRYENLSLDALPATVDWRAKGAVTPVKDQGQCGCCWAFSAVAATEGIVKLKTGKLISLSEQELVDCDVHGQDQGCEGGLMDDAFKFIIKNGGLTMESSYPYSAADGKCKAGSNSAATITGFEDVPANNEGALMKAVANQPVSVAVDGGDMTFQFYSGGVMTGSCGTDLDHGIAAIGYGKTSDGTSYWLMKNSWGTTWGEDGYLRMEKDIADKKGMCGLAMEPSYPTK from the exons ATGGCCATCCACAAGGCTTTGCTTCTTGCCATCCTCGGTTGCATCTGCCTCTGTGGTACAGTCATTGCAGCTCGTGAGCTGAATGATGACTTGTTGATGGTGGCGAAGCATGAGAACTGGATGGCTCAGTATGGCCGTGTGTACAAGGACACCACTGAGAAGGCACGTCGGTTCGAGGTTTTCAAAGGCAACGTCGAGTTCATTGAAACATTCAATGCCCAAAATCACAAGTTCTGGCTTGGCGTCAACCAATTTGCTGATATCACAAATGATGAGTTCAAGACAACCAACACAAACAAGGGATTCAAAGCAAACTCCATGAGAGTTCTTTCTTCTGGATTCAGGTATGAGAATTTGAGTTTGGATGCCCTTCCAGCAACGGTGGACTGGAGGGCCAAGGGAGCCGTCACTCCTGTCAAGGATCAAGGCCAGTGTG GCTGCTGTTGGGCATTTTCTGCTGTTGCCGCGACAGAGGGCATTGTAAAACTGAAAACCGGGAAGTTGATCTCACTGTCGGAGCAAGAGTTGGTTGACTGTGATGTTCATGGTCAAGATCAAGGCTGCGAGGGAGGACTCATGGATGATGCCTTCAAATTCATTATCAAGAATGGAGGCCTTACTATGGAGTCAAGCTACCCATATAGTGCAGCTGACGGCAAGTGCAAGGCTGGATCCAACAGTGCCGCAACCATCACCGGCTTTGAGGATGTGCCTGCCAATAACGAGGGTGCCCTTATGAAGGCGGTGGCAAACCAACCAGTGTCTGTAGCTGTGGACGGAGGAGACATGACGTTCCAATTCTACTCTGGTGGGGTGATGACTGGGTCCTGCGGCACTGACTTGGACCATGGAATTGCAGCCATTGGATATGGAAAGACTAGTGATGGCACGAGCTATTGGTTGATGAAGAATTCATGGGGCACAACTTGGGGCGAAGATGGGTACTTGAGAATGGAGAAAGACATTGCAGACAAGAAGGGCATGTGTGGTCTTGCCATGGAGCCTTCTTACCCAACAAAATAG
- the LOC123191399 gene encoding senescence-specific cysteine protease SAG39-like, which translates to MAIHKALLLAILGCICLCGTVIAARELNDDLLMVAKHENWMAQYGRVYKDTTEKARRFEVFKGNVEFIETFNAQNHKFWLGVNQFADITNDEFKTTNTNKGFKANSMRVLSSGFRYENLSLDALPATVDWRAKGAVTPVKDQGQCGCCWAFSAVAATEGIVKLKTGKLISLSEQELVDCDVHGQDQGCEGGLMDDAFKFIIKNGGLTMESSYPYTAADGKCKAGFNSAATITGFEDVPANNEGALMKAVANQPVSVAVDGGDMTFQFYSGGVMTGSCGTDLDHGIAAIGYGKTSDGTSYWLMKNSWGTTWGEDGYLRMEKDIADKKGMCGLAMEPSYPTK; encoded by the exons ATGGCCATCCACAAGGCTTTGCTTCTTGCCATCCTCGGTTGCATCTGCCTCTGTGGTACAGTCATTGCAGCTCGTGAGCTGAATGATGACTTGTTGATGGTGGCGAAGCATGAGAACTGGATGGCTCAGTATGGCCGTGTGTACAAGGACACCACTGAGAAGGCACGTCGGTTCGAGGTTTTCAAAGGCAACGTCGAGTTCATTGAAACATTCAATGCCCAAAATCACAAGTTCTGGCTTGGCGTCAACCAATTTGCTGATATCACAAATGATGAGTTCAAGACAACCAACACAAACAAGGGATTCAAAGCAAACTCCATGAGAGTTCTTTCTTCTGGATTCAGGTATGAGAATTTGAGTTTGGATGCCCTTCCAGCAACGGTGGACTGGAGGGCCAAGGGAGCCGTCACTCCTGTCAAGGATCAAGGCCAGTGTG GCTGCTGTTGGGCATTTTCTGCTGTTGCCGCGACAGAGGGCATTGTAAAACTGAAAACCGGGAAGTTGATCTCACTGTCGGAGCAAGAGTTGGTTGACTGTGATGTTCATGGTCAAGATCAAGGCTGCGAGGGAGGACTCATGGATGATGCCTTCAAATTCATTATCAAGAATGGAGGCCTTACTATGGAGTCAAGCTACCCATATACTGCAGCTGACGGCAAGTGCAAGGCTGGATTCAACAGTGCCGCAACCATCACCGGCTTTGAGGATGTGCCTGCCAATAACGAGGGTGCCCTTATGAAGGCGGTGGCAAACCAACCAGTGTCTGTAGCTGTGGACGGAGGAGACATGACGTTCCAATTCTACTCTGGTGGGGTGATGACTGGGTCCTGCGGCACTGACTTGGACCATGGAATTGCAGCCATTGGATATGGAAAGACTAGTGATGGCACGAGCTATTGGTTGATGAAGAATTCATGGGGCACAACTTGGGGCGAAGATGGGTACTTGAGAATGGAGAAAGACATTGCAGACAAGAAGGGCATGTGTGGTCTTGCCATGGAGCCTTCTTACCCAACAAAATAG